In one window of Nicotiana tabacum cultivar K326 chromosome 12, ASM71507v2, whole genome shotgun sequence DNA:
- the LOC107830904 gene encoding myosin-2 isoform X4 → MLSVSAPSRTRSSLEEMLESLKQRDENEKPKDIPPALPARPKLASRTRPPSPKRTLPNNTKENRSVVELENGRKEEVKGKRGNMFGAKKGKEMIMEFSESPYVNSFSVEKEYRQRFWEKDGAKLDNNRLPYSLPKFREDEWNDNISYFIEKKLRVWCRLKSSQWEPGHIQSTSGDKASVLLSDGSVVAVPVGELLPANPDILSGMDNLIQLCYLNEPSVLHNLQYRYAQDRIYTKTGPVLIAVNPFKEIQLYGNELVTAYRQKLLDDPHIYSTADTAYSQMMEDEINQSIIISGESGSGKTETAKYAIEYLAMISGGNNRIESGVLQTSCILEAFGNAKTPWNNNSTRFGKLIEIYFSAEGGICGANVQTCKDSRVVQLAHGERSYHIFYQLCAGAPSALRDKLKLKGASDYNFLNQSDCLVIHDVHDAKKFHMLVKALNTMGMSESDQEHAFQMVAAVLWLGNITFQAISSENYVEVAQSEAVINAASLLGCSANDFMLALSTRRMQTGKDKVVKSLTMQQAIDTRDALAKFIYANLFDWIVDKINKSLAMGKEKTARTINIVDIYGFESFEKNSFEQLCINYANERLQQHFNRHLFKLEQEEYELDGIDWTKVDFQDNQECLDLFEKKSIGLISLLDEESNFHKATDLTFANKLKQHLKANPCYIGDREEFGIHHYAGEVIYDTSGFLEKNRDTVHSDVIQLLSSSSEHLPKSFASSFANQSADFQKQTVATKFKDLLFKLMQQLESTAPHFVCCIKPNNKQVPGMYNNDLVFEQLRCSGLLDIARISRSGYPTRMTHQEFSKRYGVLLPQVHESKDPLSMSVAILRQFDILPEMYQVGYTKLYFRAGQIAALEDVRKQVLQGTLEVPKCYSGHCARRHFHELEGVIIILQSFVRGEIARRQYNASLESKRKAANKENDKQLVAVVQIQSAIRCWLAQRHLNQLQSLKKLNQDREKQGRKTSEVKDFPAEILPSVVEDFERRVMVAEASLDEKDKENAALKEQVNQLEARWSDYEVRMRSMEEMWQKQMVSLQASLAAAKKSLGVDNPAGHPGKREGSQSPCGYDSEDTTTMGTHTPGGSTPIEFASNGVDFGGIRENNGGLCVVNYLNREFELRRQNFDDEAMAIAQLKSEQLHSTNPAEDFRRLRHRFEEWKKDYKARLKETKAKVHKLSYSEAEKTRRNWWGKKSKR, encoded by the exons ATGTTGTCCGTTTCGGCACCGTCGAGAACACGCAGTTCTCTGGAAGAAATGCTGGAATCACTCAAGCAAAGGGATGAGAATGAGAAGCCCAAAGATATACCACCGGCATTACCGGCCCGACCCAAATTAGCTTCCAGAACTAGGCCTCCTTCTCCTAAGAGAACATTGCCCAATAATACTAAAGAAAATCGCAGTGTTGTTGAATTGGAGAATGGGAGGAAAGAAGAGGTTAAAGGGAAAAGAGGAAATATGTTTGGGGCCAAAAAGGGTAAAGAGATGATAATGGAGTTTAGTGAGTCACCTTATGTTAATTCATTTTCAGTAGAAAAGGAATATAGACAGAGATTTTGGGAAAAAGATGGGGCAAAGCTTGATAATAACAGACTTCCTTATTCACTCCCGAAGTTTCGCGAGGATGAGTGGAATGACAACATCAGTTATTTTATTGAGAAG AAGCTTCGTGTCTGGTGCCGTCTGAAAAGTAGTCAATGGGAACCAGGACACATACAATCAACTTCTGGAGACAAAGCTTCGGTATTGCTTTCTGATGGCAGT GTTGTGGCGGTGCCGGTTGGAGAGCTTTTACCTGCAAATCCAGATATTCTTTCCGGCATGGATAATCTCATACAACTTTGTTATCTCAATGAGCCATCAGTTCTTCACAACCTCCAATATAGATATGCTCAGGATAGAATATAT ACTAAGACGGGTCCTGTTCTAATAGCAGTCAATCCCTTCAAAGAGATCCAATTGTATGGAAACGAACTTGTTACAGCTTACAGGCAGAAACTCTTGGATGATCCTCACATTTATTCTACTGCCGACACTGCCTACAGTCAAATGATGGAAG ATGAAATAAATCAATCCATCATCATAAG TGGGGAAAGTGGATCTGGGAAGACGGAAACAGCAAAATACGCGATTGAATACTTGGCTATGATTAGTGGAGGAAACAATCGGATAGAAAGCGGGGTTCTGCAGACAAGTTGCATATTGGAGGCTTTTGGGAATGCCAAAACTCCTTGGAATAACAACTCCACTCGATTT GGAAAGTTGATTGAAATTTATTTTAGTGCAGAGGGAGGAATTTGTGGTGCTAATGTACAAACATGTAAGGAT TCAAGAGTGGTTCAACTGGCTCATGGCGAGAGGTCTTACCATATCTTTTACCAGCTATGTGCTGGGGCTCCATCTGCTTTGAGAG ATAAACTTAAGCTGAAAGGTGCTTCAGACtacaactttctcaaccagagtGATTGCTTGGTGATCCATGATGTTCATGACGCGAAGAAGTTTCACATGCTTGTG AAAGCCCTAAACACAATGGGGATGTCCGAAAGTGACCAAGAGCATGCTTTTCAGATGGTTGCTGCAGTGCTATGGCTGGGAAACATAACATTCCAAGCAATTAGCAGTGAAAACTATGTTGAAGTTGCACAAAGTGAAG CCGTTATAAATGCTGCTAGCTTGTTGGGCTGTAGTGCCAATGACTTCATGCTAGCTTTATCAACCAGGAGAATGCAAACTGGCAAGGATAAGGTTGTCAAGAGTTTAACCATGCAGCAG GCAATTGATACAAGAGATGCATTGGCGAAGTTCATCTATGCAAACCTTTTTGACTGGATAGTGGATAAAATTAATAAATCTCTTGCAATGGGTAAAGAAAAGACTGCTAGAACCATAAATATCGTAGATATTTATGGCTTCGAATCATTTGAG AAAAATAGCTTTGAACAACTTTGCATAAACTATGCAAATGAGAGGCTCCAGCAGCATTTCAACCGACATCTGTTCAAACTTGAGCAAGAA GAATATGAATTGGATGGAATTGATTGGACAAAAGTAGATTTTCAAGACAACCAAGAGTGCTTGGATCTTTTTGAGAAG AAATCCATCGGGCTGATATCTTTATTGGATGAAGAGTCAAATTTTCATAAAGCGACTGACTTGACCTTTGCCAATAAGCTTAAGCAGCACCTGAAAGCTAACCCTTGCTATATAGGAGATAGAGAAGAATTTGGCATTCACCATTATGCTGGAGAG gTCATCTATGACACAAGTGGCTTCTTGGAGAAGAATAGAGATACGGTGCACTCTGACGTTATTCAGCTACTTTCGTCAAGCAgtgaacacttacccaagtcgttTGCCTCCTCTTTTGCTAATCAGTCTGCAGATTTTCAGAAGCAAACAGTTGCTACTAAATTTAAG GACCTATTGTTCAAATTGATGCAGCAGTTGGAAAGTACTGCGCCACACTTTGTTTGTTGCATAAAACCGAACAATAAGCAGGTTCCTGGCATGTACAATAATGATCTTGTCTTTGAGCAGCTCAGGTGCTCTGGTCTTCTTGACATTGCTAGGATCTCTAGATCTGGGTATCCTACTAGGATGACACATCAAGAATTCTCTAAAAG GTATGGTGTCCTTCTTCCGCAAGTTCATGAATCCAAAGATCCCTTAAGCATGTCAGTTGCCATTCTGCGGCAATTTGATATCCTTCCCGAAATGTACCAAGTTGGGTATACAAAGTTATATTTCCGGGCAGGACAG ATTGCTGCACTGGAGGATGTGAGAAAACAAGTTTTGCAAGGCACTCTTGAGGTACCGAAGTGCTACAGTGGTCATTGTGCTCGTCGTCACTTCCATGAGCTCGAAGGAGTCATCATCATACTCCAGTCAT TCGTTCGTGGTGAAATTGCTAGAAGGCAGTATAATGCATCTCTGGAGTCGAAACGAAAGGCTGCTAACAAAGAAAACGACAAGCAGCTGGTGGCTGTTGTGCAGATACAATCAG CAATTCGTTGCTGGTTGGCACAGAGGCATCTTAATCAGCTGCAGAGTTTGAAAAAGTTAAACCAAGACAGAGAAAAACAAGGCAGAAAGACGTCGGAGGTGAAG GACTTCCCTGCAGAAATTTTACCTTCTGTTGTAGAAGACTTCGAAAGGCGCGTTATGGTGGCTGAGGCATCCCTTGACGAGAAGGACAAGGAAAATGCTGCCCTAAAGGAGCAAGTAAACCAATTGGAGGCCCGATGGTCAGATTATGAGGTCAGGATGAGGTCGATGGAGGAGATGTGGCAAAAGCAAATGGTGTCTTTGCAG GCAAGTCTGGCTGCTGCCAAGAAGAGTCTCGGTGTTGACAATCCAGCCGGTCACCCTGGAAAACGTGAAGGTTCCCAATCTCCTTGCGGTTATGATTCTGAAGACACAACAACTATGGGCACTCACACTCCTGGGGGCAGCACTCCTATCGAATTTGCTAGCAACGGTGTAGATTTTGGAGGTATTAGAGAGAATAATGGCGGTTTATGTGTAGTCAATTACCTTAACAGGGAGTTTGAACTACGGAGACAAAATTTTGATGACGAAGCCATGGCAATTGCTCAGTTGAAGTCAGAGCAGTTACATTCAACTAATCCTGCAGAAGATTTTCGAAGACTGAGACATAGGTTTGAGGAATGGAAGAAAGATTACAAGGCCCGGTTAAAGGAGACAAAGGCAAAGGTACACAAGCTTAGTTATTCAGAAGCAGAAAAAACTCGTAGAAATTGGTGGGGAAAGAAGAGCAAAAGATAG
- the LOC107830904 gene encoding myosin-2 isoform X1 — protein sequence MLSVSAPSRTRSSLEEMLESLKQRDENEKPKDIPPALPARPKLASRTRPPSPKRTLPNNTKENRSVVELENGRKEEVKGKRGNMFGAKKGKEMIMEFSESPYVNSFSVEKEYRQRFWEKDGAKLDNNRLPYSLPKFREDEWNDNISYFIEKKLRVWCRLKSSQWEPGHIQSTSGDKASVLLSDGSVVAVPVGELLPANPDILSGMDNLIQLCYLNEPSVLHNLQYRYAQDRIYTKTGPVLIAVNPFKEIQLYGNELVTAYRQKLLDDPHIYSTADTAYSQMMEDEINQSIIISGESGSGKTETAKYAIEYLAMISGGNNRIESGVLQTSCILEAFGNAKTPWNNNSTRFGKLIEIYFSAEGGICGANVQTSLLEKSRVVQLAHGERSYHIFYQLCAGAPSALRDKLKLKGASDYNFLNQSDCLVIHDVHDAKKFHMLVKALNTMGMSESDQEHAFQMVAAVLWLGNITFQAISSENYVEVAQSEAVINAASLLGCSANDFMLALSTRRMQTGKDKVVKSLTMQQAIDTRDALAKFIYANLFDWIVDKINKSLAMGKEKTARTINIVDIYGFESFEKNSFEQLCINYANERLQQHFNRHLFKLEQEEYELDGIDWTKVDFQDNQECLDLFEKKSIGLISLLDEESNFHKATDLTFANKLKQHLKANPCYIGDREEFGIHHYAGEVIYDTSGFLEKNRDTVHSDVIQLLSSSSEHLPKSFASSFANQSADFQKQTVATKFKDLLFKLMQQLESTAPHFVCCIKPNNKQVPGMYNNDLVFEQLRCSGLLDIARISRSGYPTRMTHQEFSKRYGVLLPQVHESKDPLSMSVAILRQFDILPEMYQVGYTKLYFRAGQIAALEDVRKQVLQGTLEVPKCYSGHCARRHFHELEGVIIILQSFVRGEIARRQYNASLESKRKAANKENDKQLVAVVQIQSAIRCWLAQRHLNQLQSLKKLNQDREKQGRKTSEVKQDFPAEILPSVVEDFERRVMVAEASLDEKDKENAALKEQVNQLEARWSDYEVRMRSMEEMWQKQMVSLQASLAAAKKSLGVDNPAGHPGKREGSQSPCGYDSEDTTTMGTHTPGGSTPIEFASNGVDFGGIRENNGGLCVVNYLNREFELRRQNFDDEAMAIAQLKSEQLHSTNPAEDFRRLRHRFEEWKKDYKARLKETKAKVHKLSYSEAEKTRRNWWGKKSKR from the exons ATGTTGTCCGTTTCGGCACCGTCGAGAACACGCAGTTCTCTGGAAGAAATGCTGGAATCACTCAAGCAAAGGGATGAGAATGAGAAGCCCAAAGATATACCACCGGCATTACCGGCCCGACCCAAATTAGCTTCCAGAACTAGGCCTCCTTCTCCTAAGAGAACATTGCCCAATAATACTAAAGAAAATCGCAGTGTTGTTGAATTGGAGAATGGGAGGAAAGAAGAGGTTAAAGGGAAAAGAGGAAATATGTTTGGGGCCAAAAAGGGTAAAGAGATGATAATGGAGTTTAGTGAGTCACCTTATGTTAATTCATTTTCAGTAGAAAAGGAATATAGACAGAGATTTTGGGAAAAAGATGGGGCAAAGCTTGATAATAACAGACTTCCTTATTCACTCCCGAAGTTTCGCGAGGATGAGTGGAATGACAACATCAGTTATTTTATTGAGAAG AAGCTTCGTGTCTGGTGCCGTCTGAAAAGTAGTCAATGGGAACCAGGACACATACAATCAACTTCTGGAGACAAAGCTTCGGTATTGCTTTCTGATGGCAGT GTTGTGGCGGTGCCGGTTGGAGAGCTTTTACCTGCAAATCCAGATATTCTTTCCGGCATGGATAATCTCATACAACTTTGTTATCTCAATGAGCCATCAGTTCTTCACAACCTCCAATATAGATATGCTCAGGATAGAATATAT ACTAAGACGGGTCCTGTTCTAATAGCAGTCAATCCCTTCAAAGAGATCCAATTGTATGGAAACGAACTTGTTACAGCTTACAGGCAGAAACTCTTGGATGATCCTCACATTTATTCTACTGCCGACACTGCCTACAGTCAAATGATGGAAG ATGAAATAAATCAATCCATCATCATAAG TGGGGAAAGTGGATCTGGGAAGACGGAAACAGCAAAATACGCGATTGAATACTTGGCTATGATTAGTGGAGGAAACAATCGGATAGAAAGCGGGGTTCTGCAGACAAGTTGCATATTGGAGGCTTTTGGGAATGCCAAAACTCCTTGGAATAACAACTCCACTCGATTT GGAAAGTTGATTGAAATTTATTTTAGTGCAGAGGGAGGAATTTGTGGTGCTAATGTACAAACAT CTCTTCTCGAAAAG TCAAGAGTGGTTCAACTGGCTCATGGCGAGAGGTCTTACCATATCTTTTACCAGCTATGTGCTGGGGCTCCATCTGCTTTGAGAG ATAAACTTAAGCTGAAAGGTGCTTCAGACtacaactttctcaaccagagtGATTGCTTGGTGATCCATGATGTTCATGACGCGAAGAAGTTTCACATGCTTGTG AAAGCCCTAAACACAATGGGGATGTCCGAAAGTGACCAAGAGCATGCTTTTCAGATGGTTGCTGCAGTGCTATGGCTGGGAAACATAACATTCCAAGCAATTAGCAGTGAAAACTATGTTGAAGTTGCACAAAGTGAAG CCGTTATAAATGCTGCTAGCTTGTTGGGCTGTAGTGCCAATGACTTCATGCTAGCTTTATCAACCAGGAGAATGCAAACTGGCAAGGATAAGGTTGTCAAGAGTTTAACCATGCAGCAG GCAATTGATACAAGAGATGCATTGGCGAAGTTCATCTATGCAAACCTTTTTGACTGGATAGTGGATAAAATTAATAAATCTCTTGCAATGGGTAAAGAAAAGACTGCTAGAACCATAAATATCGTAGATATTTATGGCTTCGAATCATTTGAG AAAAATAGCTTTGAACAACTTTGCATAAACTATGCAAATGAGAGGCTCCAGCAGCATTTCAACCGACATCTGTTCAAACTTGAGCAAGAA GAATATGAATTGGATGGAATTGATTGGACAAAAGTAGATTTTCAAGACAACCAAGAGTGCTTGGATCTTTTTGAGAAG AAATCCATCGGGCTGATATCTTTATTGGATGAAGAGTCAAATTTTCATAAAGCGACTGACTTGACCTTTGCCAATAAGCTTAAGCAGCACCTGAAAGCTAACCCTTGCTATATAGGAGATAGAGAAGAATTTGGCATTCACCATTATGCTGGAGAG gTCATCTATGACACAAGTGGCTTCTTGGAGAAGAATAGAGATACGGTGCACTCTGACGTTATTCAGCTACTTTCGTCAAGCAgtgaacacttacccaagtcgttTGCCTCCTCTTTTGCTAATCAGTCTGCAGATTTTCAGAAGCAAACAGTTGCTACTAAATTTAAG GACCTATTGTTCAAATTGATGCAGCAGTTGGAAAGTACTGCGCCACACTTTGTTTGTTGCATAAAACCGAACAATAAGCAGGTTCCTGGCATGTACAATAATGATCTTGTCTTTGAGCAGCTCAGGTGCTCTGGTCTTCTTGACATTGCTAGGATCTCTAGATCTGGGTATCCTACTAGGATGACACATCAAGAATTCTCTAAAAG GTATGGTGTCCTTCTTCCGCAAGTTCATGAATCCAAAGATCCCTTAAGCATGTCAGTTGCCATTCTGCGGCAATTTGATATCCTTCCCGAAATGTACCAAGTTGGGTATACAAAGTTATATTTCCGGGCAGGACAG ATTGCTGCACTGGAGGATGTGAGAAAACAAGTTTTGCAAGGCACTCTTGAGGTACCGAAGTGCTACAGTGGTCATTGTGCTCGTCGTCACTTCCATGAGCTCGAAGGAGTCATCATCATACTCCAGTCAT TCGTTCGTGGTGAAATTGCTAGAAGGCAGTATAATGCATCTCTGGAGTCGAAACGAAAGGCTGCTAACAAAGAAAACGACAAGCAGCTGGTGGCTGTTGTGCAGATACAATCAG CAATTCGTTGCTGGTTGGCACAGAGGCATCTTAATCAGCTGCAGAGTTTGAAAAAGTTAAACCAAGACAGAGAAAAACAAGGCAGAAAGACGTCGGAGGTGAAG CAGGACTTCCCTGCAGAAATTTTACCTTCTGTTGTAGAAGACTTCGAAAGGCGCGTTATGGTGGCTGAGGCATCCCTTGACGAGAAGGACAAGGAAAATGCTGCCCTAAAGGAGCAAGTAAACCAATTGGAGGCCCGATGGTCAGATTATGAGGTCAGGATGAGGTCGATGGAGGAGATGTGGCAAAAGCAAATGGTGTCTTTGCAG GCAAGTCTGGCTGCTGCCAAGAAGAGTCTCGGTGTTGACAATCCAGCCGGTCACCCTGGAAAACGTGAAGGTTCCCAATCTCCTTGCGGTTATGATTCTGAAGACACAACAACTATGGGCACTCACACTCCTGGGGGCAGCACTCCTATCGAATTTGCTAGCAACGGTGTAGATTTTGGAGGTATTAGAGAGAATAATGGCGGTTTATGTGTAGTCAATTACCTTAACAGGGAGTTTGAACTACGGAGACAAAATTTTGATGACGAAGCCATGGCAATTGCTCAGTTGAAGTCAGAGCAGTTACATTCAACTAATCCTGCAGAAGATTTTCGAAGACTGAGACATAGGTTTGAGGAATGGAAGAAAGATTACAAGGCCCGGTTAAAGGAGACAAAGGCAAAGGTACACAAGCTTAGTTATTCAGAAGCAGAAAAAACTCGTAGAAATTGGTGGGGAAAGAAGAGCAAAAGATAG
- the LOC107830904 gene encoding myosin-2 isoform X2, which yields MLSVSAPSRTRSSLEEMLESLKQRDENEKPKDIPPALPARPKLASRTRPPSPKRTLPNNTKENRSVVELENGRKEEVKGKRGNMFGAKKGKEMIMEFSESPYVNSFSVEKEYRQRFWEKDGAKLDNNRLPYSLPKFREDEWNDNISYFIEKKLRVWCRLKSSQWEPGHIQSTSGDKASVLLSDGSVVAVPVGELLPANPDILSGMDNLIQLCYLNEPSVLHNLQYRYAQDRIYTKTGPVLIAVNPFKEIQLYGNELVTAYRQKLLDDPHIYSTADTAYSQMMEDEINQSIIISGESGSGKTETAKYAIEYLAMISGGNNRIESGVLQTSCILEAFGNAKTPWNNNSTRFGKLIEIYFSAEGGICGANVQTSLLEKSRVVQLAHGERSYHIFYQLCAGAPSALRDKLKLKGASDYNFLNQSDCLVIHDVHDAKKFHMLVKALNTMGMSESDQEHAFQMVAAVLWLGNITFQAISSENYVEVAQSEAVINAASLLGCSANDFMLALSTRRMQTGKDKVVKSLTMQQAIDTRDALAKFIYANLFDWIVDKINKSLAMGKEKTARTINIVDIYGFESFEKNSFEQLCINYANERLQQHFNRHLFKLEQEEYELDGIDWTKVDFQDNQECLDLFEKKSIGLISLLDEESNFHKATDLTFANKLKQHLKANPCYIGDREEFGIHHYAGEVIYDTSGFLEKNRDTVHSDVIQLLSSSSEHLPKSFASSFANQSADFQKQTVATKFKDLLFKLMQQLESTAPHFVCCIKPNNKQVPGMYNNDLVFEQLRCSGLLDIARISRSGYPTRMTHQEFSKRYGVLLPQVHESKDPLSMSVAILRQFDILPEMYQVGYTKLYFRAGQIAALEDVRKQVLQGTLEVPKCYSGHCARRHFHELEGVIIILQSFVRGEIARRQYNASLESKRKAANKENDKQLVAVVQIQSAIRCWLAQRHLNQLQSLKKLNQDREKQGRKTSEVKDFPAEILPSVVEDFERRVMVAEASLDEKDKENAALKEQVNQLEARWSDYEVRMRSMEEMWQKQMVSLQASLAAAKKSLGVDNPAGHPGKREGSQSPCGYDSEDTTTMGTHTPGGSTPIEFASNGVDFGGIRENNGGLCVVNYLNREFELRRQNFDDEAMAIAQLKSEQLHSTNPAEDFRRLRHRFEEWKKDYKARLKETKAKVHKLSYSEAEKTRRNWWGKKSKR from the exons ATGTTGTCCGTTTCGGCACCGTCGAGAACACGCAGTTCTCTGGAAGAAATGCTGGAATCACTCAAGCAAAGGGATGAGAATGAGAAGCCCAAAGATATACCACCGGCATTACCGGCCCGACCCAAATTAGCTTCCAGAACTAGGCCTCCTTCTCCTAAGAGAACATTGCCCAATAATACTAAAGAAAATCGCAGTGTTGTTGAATTGGAGAATGGGAGGAAAGAAGAGGTTAAAGGGAAAAGAGGAAATATGTTTGGGGCCAAAAAGGGTAAAGAGATGATAATGGAGTTTAGTGAGTCACCTTATGTTAATTCATTTTCAGTAGAAAAGGAATATAGACAGAGATTTTGGGAAAAAGATGGGGCAAAGCTTGATAATAACAGACTTCCTTATTCACTCCCGAAGTTTCGCGAGGATGAGTGGAATGACAACATCAGTTATTTTATTGAGAAG AAGCTTCGTGTCTGGTGCCGTCTGAAAAGTAGTCAATGGGAACCAGGACACATACAATCAACTTCTGGAGACAAAGCTTCGGTATTGCTTTCTGATGGCAGT GTTGTGGCGGTGCCGGTTGGAGAGCTTTTACCTGCAAATCCAGATATTCTTTCCGGCATGGATAATCTCATACAACTTTGTTATCTCAATGAGCCATCAGTTCTTCACAACCTCCAATATAGATATGCTCAGGATAGAATATAT ACTAAGACGGGTCCTGTTCTAATAGCAGTCAATCCCTTCAAAGAGATCCAATTGTATGGAAACGAACTTGTTACAGCTTACAGGCAGAAACTCTTGGATGATCCTCACATTTATTCTACTGCCGACACTGCCTACAGTCAAATGATGGAAG ATGAAATAAATCAATCCATCATCATAAG TGGGGAAAGTGGATCTGGGAAGACGGAAACAGCAAAATACGCGATTGAATACTTGGCTATGATTAGTGGAGGAAACAATCGGATAGAAAGCGGGGTTCTGCAGACAAGTTGCATATTGGAGGCTTTTGGGAATGCCAAAACTCCTTGGAATAACAACTCCACTCGATTT GGAAAGTTGATTGAAATTTATTTTAGTGCAGAGGGAGGAATTTGTGGTGCTAATGTACAAACAT CTCTTCTCGAAAAG TCAAGAGTGGTTCAACTGGCTCATGGCGAGAGGTCTTACCATATCTTTTACCAGCTATGTGCTGGGGCTCCATCTGCTTTGAGAG ATAAACTTAAGCTGAAAGGTGCTTCAGACtacaactttctcaaccagagtGATTGCTTGGTGATCCATGATGTTCATGACGCGAAGAAGTTTCACATGCTTGTG AAAGCCCTAAACACAATGGGGATGTCCGAAAGTGACCAAGAGCATGCTTTTCAGATGGTTGCTGCAGTGCTATGGCTGGGAAACATAACATTCCAAGCAATTAGCAGTGAAAACTATGTTGAAGTTGCACAAAGTGAAG CCGTTATAAATGCTGCTAGCTTGTTGGGCTGTAGTGCCAATGACTTCATGCTAGCTTTATCAACCAGGAGAATGCAAACTGGCAAGGATAAGGTTGTCAAGAGTTTAACCATGCAGCAG GCAATTGATACAAGAGATGCATTGGCGAAGTTCATCTATGCAAACCTTTTTGACTGGATAGTGGATAAAATTAATAAATCTCTTGCAATGGGTAAAGAAAAGACTGCTAGAACCATAAATATCGTAGATATTTATGGCTTCGAATCATTTGAG AAAAATAGCTTTGAACAACTTTGCATAAACTATGCAAATGAGAGGCTCCAGCAGCATTTCAACCGACATCTGTTCAAACTTGAGCAAGAA GAATATGAATTGGATGGAATTGATTGGACAAAAGTAGATTTTCAAGACAACCAAGAGTGCTTGGATCTTTTTGAGAAG AAATCCATCGGGCTGATATCTTTATTGGATGAAGAGTCAAATTTTCATAAAGCGACTGACTTGACCTTTGCCAATAAGCTTAAGCAGCACCTGAAAGCTAACCCTTGCTATATAGGAGATAGAGAAGAATTTGGCATTCACCATTATGCTGGAGAG gTCATCTATGACACAAGTGGCTTCTTGGAGAAGAATAGAGATACGGTGCACTCTGACGTTATTCAGCTACTTTCGTCAAGCAgtgaacacttacccaagtcgttTGCCTCCTCTTTTGCTAATCAGTCTGCAGATTTTCAGAAGCAAACAGTTGCTACTAAATTTAAG GACCTATTGTTCAAATTGATGCAGCAGTTGGAAAGTACTGCGCCACACTTTGTTTGTTGCATAAAACCGAACAATAAGCAGGTTCCTGGCATGTACAATAATGATCTTGTCTTTGAGCAGCTCAGGTGCTCTGGTCTTCTTGACATTGCTAGGATCTCTAGATCTGGGTATCCTACTAGGATGACACATCAAGAATTCTCTAAAAG GTATGGTGTCCTTCTTCCGCAAGTTCATGAATCCAAAGATCCCTTAAGCATGTCAGTTGCCATTCTGCGGCAATTTGATATCCTTCCCGAAATGTACCAAGTTGGGTATACAAAGTTATATTTCCGGGCAGGACAG ATTGCTGCACTGGAGGATGTGAGAAAACAAGTTTTGCAAGGCACTCTTGAGGTACCGAAGTGCTACAGTGGTCATTGTGCTCGTCGTCACTTCCATGAGCTCGAAGGAGTCATCATCATACTCCAGTCAT TCGTTCGTGGTGAAATTGCTAGAAGGCAGTATAATGCATCTCTGGAGTCGAAACGAAAGGCTGCTAACAAAGAAAACGACAAGCAGCTGGTGGCTGTTGTGCAGATACAATCAG CAATTCGTTGCTGGTTGGCACAGAGGCATCTTAATCAGCTGCAGAGTTTGAAAAAGTTAAACCAAGACAGAGAAAAACAAGGCAGAAAGACGTCGGAGGTGAAG GACTTCCCTGCAGAAATTTTACCTTCTGTTGTAGAAGACTTCGAAAGGCGCGTTATGGTGGCTGAGGCATCCCTTGACGAGAAGGACAAGGAAAATGCTGCCCTAAAGGAGCAAGTAAACCAATTGGAGGCCCGATGGTCAGATTATGAGGTCAGGATGAGGTCGATGGAGGAGATGTGGCAAAAGCAAATGGTGTCTTTGCAG GCAAGTCTGGCTGCTGCCAAGAAGAGTCTCGGTGTTGACAATCCAGCCGGTCACCCTGGAAAACGTGAAGGTTCCCAATCTCCTTGCGGTTATGATTCTGAAGACACAACAACTATGGGCACTCACACTCCTGGGGGCAGCACTCCTATCGAATTTGCTAGCAACGGTGTAGATTTTGGAGGTATTAGAGAGAATAATGGCGGTTTATGTGTAGTCAATTACCTTAACAGGGAGTTTGAACTACGGAGACAAAATTTTGATGACGAAGCCATGGCAATTGCTCAGTTGAAGTCAGAGCAGTTACATTCAACTAATCCTGCAGAAGATTTTCGAAGACTGAGACATAGGTTTGAGGAATGGAAGAAAGATTACAAGGCCCGGTTAAAGGAGACAAAGGCAAAGGTACACAAGCTTAGTTATTCAGAAGCAGAAAAAACTCGTAGAAATTGGTGGGGAAAGAAGAGCAAAAGATAG